A stretch of Corallococcus exiguus DNA encodes these proteins:
- a CDS encoding CheR family methyltransferase produces MSDGLLDDATLAKVEEVLQGACGLTLASSLRRSLEPALSRAALSRNLSETAFLRQLLIREPTAVEAFIEHAVIGETYFFRHPEHLRALASRARLHQGGPFNVWSAGCASGEEPYSIAMALMDAGLGNGGRFRVLATDVSGRALQRAKAGVYSPWSLRRIEPDLEKRFLVPHPGSSGNDTQHSVTPEVVRTVDFRRHNLATDAVPSLGFHAIFCRNVLIYFTPELVRAVLSRLVSALAPGGLLFVSPAEVPLTNGMGLETLDVDGTPVLRMPLEQLWTAGESATVSPPRRDAASAFTAASLRRETPVPGSLRISSRRPTPSAPMAVYSARPSSPAPVADAPRAQASTPAARAAQDAGLLTRALEAAHAGHFEEAEALAREAARALSPEAYLLLAMVAESRNDLDAAVEAVRKALYLEPQLALGHATLVALYSRLDRREDAERARQNALRALDGLDDEHPLRGVETTMTAGGLRQALAPRPSQMGWQGAR; encoded by the coding sequence GTGAGCGACGGGCTTCTCGACGACGCCACGCTCGCGAAGGTCGAGGAGGTGCTCCAGGGCGCCTGCGGCCTGACGCTCGCGAGCAGCCTGCGTCGCTCGTTGGAGCCCGCGCTGTCCCGCGCGGCGCTGTCGCGCAACCTGTCCGAGACGGCCTTCCTGCGCCAGTTGCTCATTCGCGAGCCGACGGCGGTGGAGGCGTTCATCGAGCACGCCGTCATCGGCGAGACCTACTTCTTCCGCCACCCGGAGCACCTGCGCGCGCTGGCGTCCCGGGCGCGCCTGCACCAGGGCGGCCCGTTCAACGTCTGGAGCGCTGGCTGCGCGAGCGGCGAGGAGCCCTACAGCATCGCCATGGCGCTGATGGACGCGGGGCTGGGCAACGGCGGGCGCTTCCGCGTGCTGGCGACGGACGTGTCCGGCCGGGCCCTGCAGCGCGCGAAGGCCGGCGTGTACAGCCCGTGGTCGCTGCGGCGCATCGAGCCGGACCTGGAGAAGCGCTTCCTCGTTCCGCACCCGGGCTCGTCGGGAAATGACACGCAGCACTCCGTCACTCCGGAGGTCGTGCGCACGGTGGACTTCCGCCGCCACAACCTGGCCACGGACGCGGTGCCGTCCCTGGGCTTCCACGCCATCTTCTGCCGCAACGTCCTCATCTACTTCACGCCGGAGCTGGTGCGCGCGGTGCTGAGCCGGCTGGTGAGCGCGCTCGCGCCGGGCGGGCTGCTCTTCGTGTCGCCCGCGGAGGTGCCGCTCACCAACGGGATGGGGCTGGAGACGCTGGACGTGGACGGCACCCCCGTCCTGCGCATGCCCTTGGAGCAGCTGTGGACCGCGGGCGAGTCCGCCACCGTGTCCCCTCCGCGTCGCGACGCGGCCTCGGCCTTCACCGCCGCCTCGCTCCGCCGGGAGACGCCGGTGCCGGGCAGCTTGCGGATTTCGTCCCGCCGCCCCACGCCGTCCGCTCCCATGGCGGTCTACTCGGCGCGGCCGTCCAGCCCGGCTCCGGTGGCGGACGCCCCGCGTGCCCAGGCGTCCACGCCGGCGGCTCGCGCGGCCCAGGACGCGGGACTGCTGACGCGGGCGCTGGAGGCGGCGCACGCGGGCCACTTCGAGGAGGCGGAGGCGCTGGCGCGCGAGGCGGCGCGGGCGCTGTCTCCGGAGGCGTACCTGCTCCTGGCGATGGTGGCCGAATCGCGCAACGATCTGGACGCGGCGGTGGAAGCGGTGCGCAAGGCGCTGTATCTGGAGCCGCAGCTGGCGCTGGGACATGCGACGCTGGTGGCGCTCTACAGCCGCCTGGATCGGCGCGAGGACGCGGAGCGCGCGAGGCAGAACGCGCTGCGCGCGCTGGATGGATTGGATGACGAGCACCCGCTGCGAGGCGTGGAGACGACGATGACGGCGGGGGGCTTGCGGCAGGCGCTGGCTCCCCGGCCTTCGCAGATGGGCTGGCAGGGCGCGCGCTGA